GCCGGACTTGCAGGTGTTTGGCTTTCTCAGCATAGGAGAAATAGCCAACAGCGGGGACAGGTATCTCGAGTTTTACAACAAGACAACCGTGGTAGGGGTTGGGTAAGGCTTGGACAGGGAGATTGTCAATCTCATCAAAAACCTTTCTCTTTCTTACGAAATTGCCCTGGCCGTAGGCAGCAGCCTGAACTTGAGGGAGATGCTCAACCAGGTGCTCAAGACCATCATCCATAAGAGCGGCGCCTACCGGGGCGTCGTCTGGTTGTGGAACAACGGAGCGCTGGAGTGTGCTGCCGCCGCGGGTTTCTCCGCGCGAGGGATGGATTATCCTGCGGCCGGCAATGCCCTCAAGCGCCGGTTGAGATTTCTTTTGCAATCAGGGCGGCCGCTGGTCAGGACGGAGGGGGATCGCGGCTTCAGGGAGCTCTGTGTGCCGTTTACAGGAAACGAGAAAAAAGTGCTGCTGGTTCCGGTCGGCAGGCTGGCGTTGGTTCAGCTGTTTTTCACCTGCGAGGACGCCCCCGGCGGAGAGCTGGCGGGAATTCTTTCCGGCATCGCCCCGAAGCTGAGCAACGCCATTCTGTCCTGCCTCAACTACGAAAAGCTGCTGGCTCTCGAAAGAGCCGAGCGATACCACTCGGAAATGAGATACCAGAACCTTGTAGACAACCTGGACGTGGGGATCTACATCAGCACCGTTGACGGGAAGTTCCTTGAGGTGAACCCCGCTTTCTTGAGAATATTCGGCTTCAGCGACCGGCAGGAGCTTTCCGGTTCTTTGTGGCCGTCCTTTTTTGTAAATCCAAAAGAAAGAGAGCGGTTCATGCATATTATCGCCGATAAAGGCTACGTCAAGAACCTGGAAGTCCTTTTGAAGCGCAGGGATGGCGCAAACTTCTGGGCTCAGGTAACGGCCGTCCGCAAATTTTTCCAGAGAGACAGGACTCACACCGTGATCGGGATTGTGGAAAACATCAATGAGCGCAAAAAAATTGAGGCGCAGCTCAAGTACCTGGCCACGCACGACCCTTTGACCAACATCCCCAACAGGTACGTCCTGGAGAAAGCCCTCAGGCGCGCGGCAGCCAGGGCAAAGCGAGGAAAGAAGGGCGCCCTGCTCCTTATCGACGTCGACAACTTCAAGCTGATCAATGACACCCTCGGGCACGCTGCAGGCGACGAACTCCTGATTGTTCTGGCGAAAATCTTAAAGGGCAACCTGCGCAGAGGCGACCTTATCGCCCGCCTGGGGGGAGATGAGTTTGCCGTACTGCTGGAGGGGGTGGCCTTTGAGGAGGTCCTGGTTGTGGCGGAAAAGCTGCGCCGGGCGGTAGACGAGGGCGAGCTGAGCCTTTATGGGGAGAGCGTCAATCTGAGCATCAGCATCGGGATCGTCATGATCGACGGGACGCTGGATTACCAGAAAATCCTTTCCCGCGCCGATACTGCTCTTTACGCGGCCAAGGAAGAGGGGCGAAACAGGGCGATCATCCTGCAGCCCGACGAGGATGTGGGGGAAAGGCTTTCTGAAGTCAACAGGCTGATTGCCCTCATCAAGAACGCTTTAAAAGAAGGGCGGTTTGCGCTGTTTTACCAGCCGGTGATCAGCCTGGGCGAGGGGAAAATCGTTCACTACGAAGCCCTTGTCCGCCTCCAGGGTGATGGGGGAGAACTGATCGATCCCCAAGTGTTCATCCCCGTTGCCGAGCGCTTCGGCCTGATGCCGCAGATCGACCGCTGGGTGGTGCAGGCATCCTTAACGGTTCTGCAGAAGCACCCCGACCTCAGTCTTTTTGTCAACATTTCCGGGGTGAGCCTGGGAGATGCCGCCCTGCTGGAGTTCATAGAAGAAATGCTCCGCAGGAGCGGCGTTGAGCCCTCCCGGATCGGTTTCGAGATCACCGAAACCGCTGCCGTGAGAGACCTGATGAGGGCCGACCGCTGGATCCGCAGGCTGAGCAGCCTGGGCTGCCGCTTTGCCCTCGACGACTTCGGGATCGGTTTTTCTTCCTTTTCTTACCTGCGCATCATCCCGGTCAACTACCTCAAGATAGATGGGTCTTTTATCCGCGACGTGGATAAAGAGCCTACCCACCGCGTCCTGGTCCAGGCCATCAACACCGTCGCCCATACCCTGGGAAAGAAGACCATCGCCGAGTTTGTGGAGAGCGAAGATGTCCTGAAAACACTGCGGGAGCTTGGAGTGGACTGCGGCCAGGGGTACTTCCTGGGCAGGCCTGCCCCTCTTCCCGCAGGAATGATTCTTCAGGAGACTGTTCATACAAAGCCGGAAAAAAGGGGATAATACTGACGCCCGGCAGGTAACGGAGGTTTGGAGGTGGAGCACCATTGCAGGAAAGCAGCTTCAACTGCTTTGCCGGCTTGCCCGGCTCTACGGCGTAGAGACCGCCTACTGCGACGCTGCAGGCCGCCTGCAAAGGGCGGGCCCGCACTCCCTCCTTGCCGCGCTCCGCGCCCTGGGGGCGCCTGTGGAGCGGATGGCCGATGTTCCCCAGGCGCTCCGGGAGCGCAGGGAGGAGCAGTGGCGGCGCTGCTGCGAGCCGGTGGTTGTGGCCTGGGACGGAGAGCCGGTCAGCCTCGAGCTGAGGCTCCCTGCAGGCCGGGCGGGCAGGCGCGCCGGCTGCTGCCTGAGGCTCGAGAGCGGCGAGGAGCGGCGCTGGAGCTGCGACCTGGCCTCCCTGCCCGTGCTCCGGGCGGCAGCGGTGGAGGGCAGGAGGTGGGTGGCCAGGCTGCTTTCCCTGCCCCCGGGGCTGCCCTGGGGGTACCACAGGTTCGCCCTGGAGCTTCCCGCCTGCTCGTGTGAGACGCTGGTGATCAGCGCCCCGCGCCAGGTGTATACCCTCCTCTCTGCAGGGGCAGGGAGGATCTGGGGGGCCTTTCTCCCCCTCTACGCCCTCACTTCGGAGCGGAGCTGGGGCGCCGGCAACTTTACGGATCTGGAAAACCTTTGCCGCTGGGTCCAGGCGCTGGGGGGCGGCATGGTCGGCACGCTTCCCCTGCTGGCCGCCTTTCTGGATGAACCTTTCGACCCGAGCCCCTACGCCCCGGTCAGCCGCCTTTTCTGGAACGAGTTCTACCTGGACGTCGCCCGGGTTCCGGAGCTTGAGGAGAGCCGGGAGGCGCGGGAGCTGCTGGGGTCTCCGGAGTTCCAGAGAGAGATCCGGGAACTGCGGGACGCTCCCCTTGTCGATTACCGGCGCGGGATGGCGGCCAGGCGCAGAGTGCTGGAGCACCTGGCGCGCTCTTTCTTTTCCGGGGGTTCTGCCGGGCGCAGGAGGGCCGAACTCCGGCGCTGGGCGGCGGAGCACCCTCATGCGGAGGACTACGCCCGCTTCCGGGCCGCCGGGGAGCAGCGGCGCACCTGCTGGCAGGACTGGCCCGAACGGATGCGGGAGGGGGGCCTCCGGGAGGGGGATTACGACCCGGACGCCGCCCGCTACCACCTGTATGTGCAGTGGCTCGCCCACGAGCAGCTCCAGGCCGCCGCGGAGCAGGCCCGGCGGCGCGGGGCGGGCCTTTACCTGGACTTCCCTGTAGGGGTTCACCGCGCCGGGTACGATGTCTGGCGCGAGCGCGCCGCCTTCGTCCTGGAGGCCAGCATCGGCGCCCCGCCGGATCCCTTTTTCGCAGGGGGGCAGGACTGGGGGCTTCCCCCTCTCCACCCGGAGGGGATCCGGGAGCAGGGCTACCGCTACTTTATAGCCTCCCTGCGTCATCACCTCCGGTATGCCGGTGCCTTGCGCCTCGACCACATCATGGGGCTGCACCGCCTCTTCTGGGTGCCCGGCGGCCTCCCGGCACGCGAGGGTGTTTACGTGCGCTACCGTGCCGGGGAGTTTTACGCCATTCTGGCTCTGGAGTCCCTGCGGCAAAAAGCCCTGATCGTGGGAGAGGACCTGGGCACCGTGCCCTGCCAGGTCCGGGCGGCCATGGCCCGGCACGGGGTCTACCGGATGTATGTGCTTCCCTTTGAGCTTGCCCGGAGCCCCGCGGGGGAGGCCCCCGGGGAAGTCCTGCGCCCTGTTCCTGCGGATGCCCTGGCGTGCCTGAACACCCACGATATGCCTCCCTTTGCCGCCTTCTGGCAGGAGAGAAAGGAAGGCGAGCGGCTTGCCCTGTCTGCCTTCCTGCAGCGCGCGGGCTGGCTGGAAGCCCCCCGGGCCGGCACCGGGGCCGCACTCAAAGCCTGCCTCGCCCATCTGGCCGCGAGCCGCGCCCCGATCCTTCTGGTCAACCTGGAAGACCTGTGGCTGGAAACGGCTCCCCAGAACGTCCCCGGCGCCGGGGATTACCCCAGCTGGCGGCGCAAGGCGCGCCTCTCTTTCGAGGAGTTCGCCCGCCTGCCCGGGGTGGCGGAGCTGCTCGGGGAAATCAGCGCTCTGAGGGCGGGCAGGTCCGGCAGGGGCTGAAGGCTCCGGCAGAGGCTGAAGGCCCTGCTGTGAAAAGAGGGTGTTTTCAAGGAGGTGGGAGCGGCATGGGCAGGGAAACTGGAGCGCGGGCAGGGATGCCGGGGCCTTTTTCGCGCTTGGAGAAGCCCGGGATCTTCTCCCGCGCCAGGAGCCTGGCGCTGGTGATCAGGTTTGCAGCCTGCGTTTTCCCGGAGGTGGACCGGGAGCTTGCGCGGTGGCGGAGGCTGCTGGAAGAGGCGGGCGACCCGGAGCTCCGACGCCAGGGCCTTGCCAGCATCGCGAAAAAGCGCTTCCACGCCCAGGGGGGAAGCGTCTACGCCCTTTACGGGGCCGCCGCCCGGAGGCTGATCCCCTTTTTCGTCGCCTTCCAGACCATCAGCGACTACCTGGACAACCTCTGCGACCGCGCCGGGTGCTTCGATGCCGCGGCCTTCCGGCAGCTCCACACTGCCTACACCGGCGCCCTCGACCCTGCGGGAGGGCCGGGGGACTACTACCGGCTTTACCCCCACCGGGACGACGGGGGGTACCTGGCGGCGCTGGTGGCGGAGTGCCGGGAGGCTTTGCGCCGCCTTCCTTCCTACGGTGCGGTGAGGGAGGAGGCCCTCCGCCTCGCCCGCCTCTACAGCGACCTCCAGACCTTCAAGCACACCTGCCTCGAGCGCCGGGAAGGGCTCCTCAGGGAGTGGTTCGCTGCTCATGCGGCTTCTTATCCTGATCTGGACTGGTGGGAGTTCGCGGCAGCCTCCGGGTCCACCCTGGGGATCTTCGCCCTCTGCGCCGCAGCAGCGCGTCCGGGCCTGACCGCTGCGGAAGCCCGCGCCATTGCCGCGGGCTACTTCCCCTGGATCTGCGGCCTCCACATCCTGCTCGACTATCTTATTGACCAGGCCGAGGACCGCGCCGGGGGGGACCTCAACTTCGTGTTCTACTACCCGGACGCCGCTGCCTGCAGGGAGCGCCTCGCCTTCTTCTTCCGGCGCGCCCTCGAGGAGGCCGCCCGCCTTCCGGATCCCCTCTTCCACCTCACCGTGGTCAGGGGGCTCCCCGCCTTTTACCTTTCCGATCCGAAGGTCGCGGCTCAGGAGCTGGACGAAGACGCCCGTTTTCTCCTGGAGCTGGGGGGAAAAGAGGCGCTCTGGATGCACCGCGCCTGCCGCTTCCTGCGGAGGCTCGGCAGGATCTGAGGGCCGGGCTCTCCTTGGGCCTGCCGGGCGGGGCTTGCTGCGCCTGCCCCTCACGACCCTCTGTTCAGGATCTCTTCTGCCAGGCCAAGCAGGGCGGCGCGGGCGGGCTGCGCCGGGAGGCGCGCCAGGCAGGACTTTGCCTTTTCTGCGAACTCGGCGGCTCTCTGGTAGGTGTAGGCGAGGGCGTGCGTCTCCCGGAGGGCCCGCCGGATCCGGGCAAGCGTGGCGGGGCCGCAGCTTCGCTTTGCGAGGACCTCCCGCACCTGCTCCCCGCGGCTCCCGTCCTGCAGGAGGTAGATCACGGGAAGGGTGAGGATCCCCTGGGCGAGGTCGGTGCCTGCCGGCTTGCCCAGGGCTTTTTCTTCCCGGACGAGGTCCAGCAGGTCGTCGATGATCTGGAAGGCGATTCCCAGGTTGCGGCCGAATTCGATCAGACAGCCTGCGGTTTCCGCCGGGGCGCCCCCTACCAGGGCCCCGGCGCCGCAGCAGGCTCCCAGCAGGGAGGCTGTTTTCTTTTCGATCCGGGAAATGTAGTCGTTTTCTGTAACTGCGGGGTCGAAAAGGGTGGTTGCCTGCTCGATTTCCCCCTCGCACATGGCACGCACGGCGTCTGCCATCAGGGTGAGCGCCTCCGGCCCCGCCTCCCGGGCGAGGAGGCCGAAGGCCGTGGCGAAGAGGAAGTCCCCCGCGAGGACGGCGGCATGGTTCCCCCAGAGCGAGTTGATGGTAGGCCGGCCGCGCCTTGTGCTGGCGCCGTCGAGGATGTCGTCGTGGATGAGAGAGGCGGTGTGAATGAGCTCCGCGGCGACCGCAACACTGAGGAGGGGCTCGCAGGCGCCGCCTCCGCTGCTCTCGCACCCGCTGCCTTCCCCTTCGCTGCAGGCGCTGCTGCACCGGCCGGAGAGGATCACCAGCAGGGGGCGGAGGCGCTTCCCGCCCGCCCGGATCAGGCGGCCGGTGCACTCCCCGAGCAGGCCCCTTTGAGAGGCCGCGATCTGGAGCAGCCTTGCCTCGACCTCCTGCAGGATGGGGCCCGCCAGCGGCGCCCGGGAGGAAGTGGAAAGAGGCACCATGGAACATCACTCGTTTCCGGTTTTTGGGCCGCTTGCTTCACCGGCTCCAGTTTTATGTTTGCCGGGTTCCCCTTTTCTTATCCCCTCTTGCTTCCCGCATTTTTCCGCATCTTTTTGCCTACCCCATAATCTTTTCCGGAACGTAGAGGCTTCTCCCCAGGTGGCGGTCGAAGCTGGTCCAGGGCGCCGCGCCCCGGTGGGATTTCACGAGCTGGGTGACCTGGTTGAGCCGGGCCGAGATCAGGTCGGCGTGGTGGAGGGCAACGGCCTCGACGGTGCGGGGCTCTTCAACCGCCCCCCACTCCCGCTGCCCGTGGTGGGACAGAATCAGGTGCTCGAGGTGGAGGGCAAGCTCGGCAGGGAAGGCCTCGCAGCGGGCAATCTGCTCCCGCACGAAGTCCCGCCCCAGGATTACGTGGCCGCCCAGCAGGCGCCCCGCCCCGGTGCGCTGGAAGGTGAGGTCCGACTGGTCGTACTCCCAGAGCTTTCCGATGTCGTGGAGCGCCGCTCCGGCCAGGAGCAGGTCGGCGTTGAGCACCTCCCCCTGCACCTCCAGGATCTTCCCGCAGTACTCCATCACCTCCAGGGTGTGCTCCAGGAGCCCCCCGCCGTAGGCGTGGTGGATCGTGCGGGCGGCGGTGGCGCGGGCGAAGGTACCGAGGAAGTCGGGGGTGAAGACCCGGTCGAGGAGCGCCCTCAGGGCGGGCTGCGCCACCTGCCGGAGGGCCTGCGAGAACCTGTTCAGCATCTGAGAGATGTTCTTGTCCGTGACGGGGCGGAAGTCGTTGAGGTCGAGGTGGGACTTGTCGGTCTTCAGGCAGGTGTCGATGCTGATCTGGAGCCCGTTGAACTCGGTGACGGTGCCCCGGACGATGGCGATGTCTCCGGGCGCGACCATTCGGTAAAGCTCCTCGGCAAGATTGGGGTCCCAGACGCGGGCCTCGATCACCCCGGTGCGGTCCCCCAGCAGGAGCTTGAGAAACTTCGCCCCGCTTTTCGTTTTCGCCAGGCTCATGTCGAAGATCGCGAAATAGGTGGCGACCTCCGCTCCCGGCCGCAAGCTCTTCACCCACTGGGTCTTCACGGCGCTCCTCCCCCATCGGTTTTCCCGCAAATCTTCCCCAAACCTAAGGTTTATTATACCAGAGTTCCCGCGCCCGCGGAAACAAAAAATCGGGTCTCCTCGCCAAAAAACCATACAGGGCCGCCCAAAAAACCCTTGCAAATTCCCGGGCTGCCTGCTATAATACATCTTGAATCAAGAAACCGAAATCGAGTTCAGGCCGAACAGGATTGGCCTGACAGCATGGGCGGAAGTAGCTCAACGGTAGAGCATCGGCTTCCCAAGCCGAGGGCTGCGGGTTCGATTCCCGTCTTCCGCTCCATTTTTTTATTATTTTTATCTTCACTGCCTGAATCTCCGGCTCAATTTGCGGGGCTGCGGCCTCCTTGATGCCCGCATTGCCGGGCGGGGCCGCTTTTCAGCCCTTTATCAGGGGAACTGCAGGAAGGCGAACGAACCCGAAAATTTCAAAGTGGGAGTCGAAGGCAGCCGCCTCCTTAATCCCCCAGGCGCTCCATAAATGCAAAGCTCGTACAGTCGGTGAAGCTGAAATCCTGGTCGGGTACTTGAGGAAAATCTCCCACGCCCTTTCCTCGTCTTGCGGAGCAAGGCGCGCGCATTGCGTCCCCTCTTGGCTGTCCCTCCTGCTCCATCTCGCCAGGGATCCTGACCTGGAGAAGAGAGTCCTTTGGATGCAGCAGCGCGTATCTTGCAGCCCGGCGCAAGGAGAAATGTGGTATAATTTAATCAACCTGATGCCGAAAAGGAGGTGCTGCTTCTTGGGCGCAAACATTCCCCCCGCAGGCGAGATCTTCGTCACCTACGAGCAGTACGCCCAGATGCCCGATGACGGCCGGCGTTACGAGATCCTGGAGGGAGTGCTGGAGATGACGCCTTCACCCACCACGAGGCACCAGAGAGTCTCGGGAAACCTGTATTTTATTTTGCGAAGCTATGTTGCGGAGCACGATCTGGGGGAGGTGTTCGACGCCCCGCTCGATGTGGTCCTGAGCAGCACGTGCGTCCTCCAGCCCGACCTGGTTTTTGTTTCAAAGGAGAGGGAGCAGGTGATCACCGAAAAAAACATCGCCGGCGCCCCCGACCTGGTTGTCGAAATTGTCTCCCCCGCCACGGCCAGCCTGGACCGGGTAACGAAGGCCCAGCTTTACGCCCGCCACGGCGTCCCCTATTACTGGGTGGTCGACCCGGACCAGAAAACTCTTGAGGAGTTTCGCCTCGAACGCGGGATCTACTTTCTCGTGCGCGCCTGGGAAGGGGACGCGAAATTCGCCCCGAAACTCTTCCCCGGCCTGGAGATCGGACTTTCGGATATCTTCACCGCCTAATTTCACCCTGCGGCTTTATCGCGGCTGGCAGGCGCCGCAGCTTGCTCAATATAATCGGTGAGTCACTGCGCCCTTTTCAGGTAGACCTCGAGCGTTTGCGTCCGCCCCCGCCAGGCGGTGTCGGTGACGGTGTACTCCGCGCCCCCGATCTTCACCCGCGCCCCGATCAGGTCGTAGGCCGCCCCGCCGCAGGCGAAGCGGGCGGGGTCGAGGATGACGACCTCGTCGAACTCCCTCCAGCGCCCGCCGGCGTAGATCCTGTCCTCATCCTCCACCCCGTCCTGCAGGACCGCACCGCCGAGGTAGAAGACGTACTCCGCGGGCTGGCCGGAGCCGGTAGCCTCCTCCGTCTCCAGGACCACCATCTCGCGCGCTGCGTCGAAGTCGATCTCCTCGATGTCGTAGATCTTCCCGTCGACCCGGCACTTGATGCTCGAGTCAACCTCGTACTGGCGCCCCCCGATCCGGACCACGTTGCGCTTCACCACGAGGACGCTCTCCAGCGGATAGGAGGCACCGTCTTTGAGGATCCTGATGCTCCCGGCAGGGCGGCACCTGCCGTCGACCACGGCCCAGGCCTCGACCTCGCTCTCGGTGCAGTAGAAGATGAGCTTCCCTTTGTAGACGGCGGCCTTTGTGATCTCGTACCAGGCGCCGTCCGCGAAGAGCGTCGCCCCGGCGGCCGGATGTGCCTTTTCCTCCACGACGAAGCTGCCGGAGGCGTCCAGCGCCACCTCAGAGAGGCTGTAGATTTCCCCGTCGACGAGGAACTCGAGCCTTTTCACCCCGCCGAGGTCGAGGGGGCGCGGCCCCACGAAGACTGCGGTGATGTCCGAAAGGTCCGGCTTCTCGACGACCACCGGGTCCGTCTCCTCCAGCGAGATTTCCGTGTCGCGCTCTTTGAAGACGAACCCCTTTACCCTGTAGAAGCGGTCTGCAACGGCAATCGTGATTTTGTCTTCTGCCAGGTCGTATTCTTTCCCGTCGATCTCTACGGTGCGCTCCCCGGTCAGCTCGGCGTCGGAGAGGTAGTTGATGCCGTAGCGGTCCCCGATGTAGAGCTTCACGTAGTCGGCGCCGTACCTGTACCCGCCTACGGCGACCTTGTAGACTTTCCTGGCGCCCGTGGCGACGACCAGGCTGCTGCCGCTTATGCTGAGCTTCTCAACGGTATAGCGGGCGTTGCCGATTACCACGTCCGGGTTGCCTGCGGCGCTGTTCAGGACGAAGCGGTAGGTGCCGTTGACGATGATCGAGGCGCCGGCCGTCTCGATCCTGCTCACCCCGACCTCGCTCAGGCCGCTTTTGAAGACGACCGGGGTCGTCCTGATGTCGAAGCTCTTTCCGCCCACAACCACGGAGGTGATGCCGCCCGCGGCCCCCGGCAGGGGAGCGGGTGACGCGCCCTGCTTCTCGCCCTGCTTCTCCAGGAAGCGCACGAGGATGGCGCAGGCCTGGGCGCGGGTGAGGTGGGCGAAGGGCTTGAACTCTCCGTCGCTGTAGCCGGTGAGGAGGCCCTCGTTGCAGGCGGTCTTGATGTAGCCCCGGTACATGCTCCGAGCCAGCTTGTCCTGGTCCTTGAAGGGGAGGGGCGTGCTGTCAGGGGCCTTCCCGAGCGCCCTGACGACCATCGCAGCCGTCTCGCTCCGCATGATGGGGCCGTCCGGCGCAAGGCCCCCCGGGTACTCGCCGGGAATGAGGATGCCGCGCTTCACGGCCTCATTGATCTGGGCGAGCGCCCAGTGCGTCGTCCTGACGTCGGCGAACCAGGTCTTCGTCCGGTCCGCAGGGCTTGCCCCCAGGCACGAGATGAGGAGGGTTATGAACTCCGCCCGCGAGACCTGCCGCTCCGGCCGGAAGGTCCGGTCGGGGTAGCCTTTGATGTAGCCCAGGGCGGCGAGCTTTTCGATGTCCGCGCGCGCCCAGTGCTGCCCGATATCGGTGAAAGCCGGTGAAGCGGC
This DNA window, taken from Bacillota bacterium, encodes the following:
- a CDS encoding S-layer homology domain-containing protein, whose protein sequence is MKKAGACIAFLLVAVFSVWAAVPGAAGAASPAFTDIGQHWARADIEKLAALGYIKGYPDRTFRPERQVSRAEFITLLISCLGASPADRTKTWFADVRTTHWALAQINEAVKRGILIPGEYPGGLAPDGPIMRSETAAMVVRALGKAPDSTPLPFKDQDKLARSMYRGYIKTACNEGLLTGYSDGEFKPFAHLTRAQACAILVRFLEKQGEKQGASPAPLPGAAGGITSVVVGGKSFDIRTTPVVFKSGLSEVGVSRIETAGASIIVNGTYRFVLNSAAGNPDVVIGNARYTVEKLSISGSSLVVATGARKVYKVAVGGYRYGADYVKLYIGDRYGINYLSDAELTGERTVEIDGKEYDLAEDKITIAVADRFYRVKGFVFKERDTEISLEETDPVVVEKPDLSDITAVFVGPRPLDLGGVKRLEFLVDGEIYSLSEVALDASGSFVVEEKAHPAAGATLFADGAWYEITKAAVYKGKLIFYCTESEVEAWAVVDGRCRPAGSIRILKDGASYPLESVLVVKRNVVRIGGRQYEVDSSIKCRVDGKIYDIEEIDFDAAREMVVLETEEATGSGQPAEYVFYLGGAVLQDGVEDEDRIYAGGRWREFDEVVILDPARFACGGAAYDLIGARVKIGGAEYTVTDTAWRGRTQTLEVYLKRAQ
- a CDS encoding EAL domain-containing protein, whose protein sequence is MLNQVLKTIIHKSGAYRGVVWLWNNGALECAAAAGFSARGMDYPAAGNALKRRLRFLLQSGRPLVRTEGDRGFRELCVPFTGNEKKVLLVPVGRLALVQLFFTCEDAPGGELAGILSGIAPKLSNAILSCLNYEKLLALERAERYHSEMRYQNLVDNLDVGIYISTVDGKFLEVNPAFLRIFGFSDRQELSGSLWPSFFVNPKERERFMHIIADKGYVKNLEVLLKRRDGANFWAQVTAVRKFFQRDRTHTVIGIVENINERKKIEAQLKYLATHDPLTNIPNRYVLEKALRRAAARAKRGKKGALLLIDVDNFKLINDTLGHAAGDELLIVLAKILKGNLRRGDLIARLGGDEFAVLLEGVAFEEVLVVAEKLRRAVDEGELSLYGESVNLSISIGIVMIDGTLDYQKILSRADTALYAAKEEGRNRAIILQPDEDVGERLSEVNRLIALIKNALKEGRFALFYQPVISLGEGKIVHYEALVRLQGDGGELIDPQVFIPVAERFGLMPQIDRWVVQASLTVLQKHPDLSLFVNISGVSLGDAALLEFIEEMLRRSGVEPSRIGFEITETAAVRDLMRADRWIRRLSSLGCRFALDDFGIGFSSFSYLRIIPVNYLKIDGSFIRDVDKEPTHRVLVQAINTVAHTLGKKTIAEFVESEDVLKTLRELGVDCGQGYFLGRPAPLPAGMILQETVHTKPEKRG
- a CDS encoding tetraprenyl-beta-curcumene synthase family protein, whose product is MPGPFSRLEKPGIFSRARSLALVIRFAACVFPEVDRELARWRRLLEEAGDPELRRQGLASIAKKRFHAQGGSVYALYGAAARRLIPFFVAFQTISDYLDNLCDRAGCFDAAAFRQLHTAYTGALDPAGGPGDYYRLYPHRDDGGYLAALVAECREALRRLPSYGAVREEALRLARLYSDLQTFKHTCLERREGLLREWFAAHAASYPDLDWWEFAAASGSTLGIFALCAAAARPGLTAAEARAIAAGYFPWICGLHILLDYLIDQAEDRAGGDLNFVFYYPDAAACRERLAFFFRRALEEAARLPDPLFHLTVVRGLPAFYLSDPKVAAQELDEDARFLLELGGKEALWMHRACRFLRRLGRI
- a CDS encoding HD domain-containing protein, translating into MKTQWVKSLRPGAEVATYFAIFDMSLAKTKSGAKFLKLLLGDRTGVIEARVWDPNLAEELYRMVAPGDIAIVRGTVTEFNGLQISIDTCLKTDKSHLDLNDFRPVTDKNISQMLNRFSQALRQVAQPALRALLDRVFTPDFLGTFARATAARTIHHAYGGGLLEHTLEVMEYCGKILEVQGEVLNADLLLAGAALHDIGKLWEYDQSDLTFQRTGAGRLLGGHVILGRDFVREQIARCEAFPAELALHLEHLILSHHGQREWGAVEEPRTVEAVALHHADLISARLNQVTQLVKSHRGAAPWTSFDRHLGRSLYVPEKIMG
- a CDS encoding polyprenyl synthetase family protein, translated to MVPLSTSSRAPLAGPILQEVEARLLQIAASQRGLLGECTGRLIRAGGKRLRPLLVILSGRCSSACSEGEGSGCESSGGGACEPLLSVAVAAELIHTASLIHDDILDGASTRRGRPTINSLWGNHAAVLAGDFLFATAFGLLAREAGPEALTLMADAVRAMCEGEIEQATTLFDPAVTENDYISRIEKKTASLLGACCGAGALVGGAPAETAGCLIEFGRNLGIAFQIIDDLLDLVREEKALGKPAGTDLAQGILTLPVIYLLQDGSRGEQVREVLAKRSCGPATLARIRRALRETHALAYTYQRAAEFAEKAKSCLARLPAQPARAALLGLAEEILNRGS
- a CDS encoding Uma2 family endonuclease gives rise to the protein MGANIPPAGEIFVTYEQYAQMPDDGRRYEILEGVLEMTPSPTTRHQRVSGNLYFILRSYVAEHDLGEVFDAPLDVVLSSTCVLQPDLVFVSKEREQVITEKNIAGAPDLVVEIVSPATASLDRVTKAQLYARHGVPYYWVVDPDQKTLEEFRLERGIYFLVRAWEGDAKFAPKLFPGLEIGLSDIFTA
- the malQ gene encoding 4-alpha-glucanotransferase is translated as MAGKQLQLLCRLARLYGVETAYCDAAGRLQRAGPHSLLAALRALGAPVERMADVPQALRERREEQWRRCCEPVVVAWDGEPVSLELRLPAGRAGRRAGCCLRLESGEERRWSCDLASLPVLRAAAVEGRRWVARLLSLPPGLPWGYHRFALELPACSCETLVISAPRQVYTLLSAGAGRIWGAFLPLYALTSERSWGAGNFTDLENLCRWVQALGGGMVGTLPLLAAFLDEPFDPSPYAPVSRLFWNEFYLDVARVPELEESREARELLGSPEFQREIRELRDAPLVDYRRGMAARRRVLEHLARSFFSGGSAGRRRAELRRWAAEHPHAEDYARFRAAGEQRRTCWQDWPERMREGGLREGDYDPDAARYHLYVQWLAHEQLQAAAEQARRRGAGLYLDFPVGVHRAGYDVWRERAAFVLEASIGAPPDPFFAGGQDWGLPPLHPEGIREQGYRYFIASLRHHLRYAGALRLDHIMGLHRLFWVPGGLPAREGVYVRYRAGEFYAILALESLRQKALIVGEDLGTVPCQVRAAMARHGVYRMYVLPFELARSPAGEAPGEVLRPVPADALACLNTHDMPPFAAFWQERKEGERLALSAFLQRAGWLEAPRAGTGAALKACLAHLAASRAPILLVNLEDLWLETAPQNVPGAGDYPSWRRKARLSFEEFARLPGVAELLGEISALRAGRSGRG